CTCACCAACGGAGAGGTTCCTCATCCACGGCTCCGGATTCGCTTCCAAGAAAGGTAACCCCTTAAGATGCAGTATGATATCATAGATACTTGGGTTAAAGCTATCTCCCACAGTTTTGGCAATCAGAAGCACTATCATCGTAATGGGAAGCAAAAGAAGGTTGTTGGTGAGTTCAAGAAATATAACACAGAGTGACACAGTCATTCTCATGGATCCAGCCATGAGCGAAGCTGCGCCAAGGACAGCGTAAAGCCCTTGGTCAATGCTAGTGTAAGATCCCATCAACCCACCAAGCATTCTTCCATACGCAGAACCCATGAGGATGATTGGGAGGAAGAGACCAGACGGCGTTGCAATACCAAATGTGAAAAGCCCCAAGATGCAGTAGAGAACAAAGAATATCCAGAGGGAGCCCATGCTGAACTCATTAGGAGTGTTGGAAGAGAAGATGTTCCTGACAGCATCATCGTTGGTGGTGAGAAGCAGAGTAGCTAGATCACTGTAGTAGCCTTTTGGGCAATGGAACTGTTTGAAGTTTCCTGATCTACCATTCGTTGGGCATCTCTCTTCTATGGAGGGGTCACAAGGTGTGCATTTCGCCAAGAAAGGAAGACCGTAGAGACAAACCGATGTGAAGAGAGATACAGTAAGAGCAAGAAGCACCTTATGGATCTTACCCTTCCTGCAAAAAGACCGAACAAAGGTAAGTAAGTAAAACACCTAGTAGAGTTTGCACTATGTTTCAAGCATTTCAAAACTTAACTGGTTGATGAGATTGTAAAGCCGGAGAACTTTATGGAGAAAGTGATTGTAGAGACTCCCAAGAACTCCACCGATGACACCAATCAACATGACAGGGATTATATCAGTAGCATGGTAAGTATAAGTTACATGACTCACATCAAACATGATAAGTCCTCCTCTTCCAAACAATCCACACTTGCCTGAGTTGCATATCTCTATGAACTCCCTTAGAACAACCACAACAACCGCTGTGCTGAAGAAAGTCCGCCACAACAGGGCGCTTCTCCACCAAGTGGCGACTTCCTCCAGCGCGAAAAGCACGCCTCCCACAGGTGACCTGAAGGCTGCACAGACTCCAGCTGCTGAGCCACACGTTATAAGATCCCTTCGGTCTCTGTCGTTGTTGAAGTAACGAAGCCACCGCCACTTTAACCGGTGGTTGTCTGGTCCGCCTTGTCCAAGCAAAGAAGCTATGCAGGTTCCTATGTGAACTAGAGGACCTTCTTTGCCTAGATCAAGTCCAGCTGCAACCGCTCCAATGCTTCCAATGATCTATCAAACCGTGAGTCAATAATCAAACTTAACACATGAGTCTCCTTAAAAAGTTTAGAAACAGACCTTAACGATCATAGTGGTAGCACCAAACATGTTGGGAGTGTCGATGCCATTAAGATAAGCTTTGATCTCAGGAATGCCAGGCCCAGCAGCCGTGGGAGCAAAGCATACACAAAGCACAGACGCAACCAACGTCAGCCCTAGGTTCCCCCCAGCAAAGACCATCAGACCTGTTACATACCTGTTCCCCCACAagatttttatcattaattagatGAAGCTTTTGAATTTTGGATGTGGGTGCTGATTACCTTTCTTGGGCGAGGAAGTGACCAACTGCCAAAAGCTTGTAGCCAGCGATGTTTTCGACGGCTAAGTTGATGAGAGTGGCGATAAGACCAGTGAATAGACCGATAAGACAAGCGAATGTCCATTTCAAGAATATGTATTGAAGCACTTGTGTCTTTGATCTTTTTCTCCAATCATGTTTAAACAAATCGTTCTCGTTTATTCTGccaatatttcattaaaaacactATTAAGAAACTGAGACCGGGAAATCAAAATTAAGCAGAGAAGAGGACATACTCATAGTCCAAGCTCTCGATGTGAGAAACCTTTGTACCGACCAAAGCAAGTGGAGTTGAAGATAGTGTTCGGTTAGCCTTAACCAGAGGCTGGTTCAGTGTGTTGCTCTCTGGGTCTCCttgttcctcttcttctccattgTAGTTACAACTATTAATAATCTGGTGTAAATCTTCTTCCATAagtctttctttctctctatcagATAAAGAAGAAACTGGCTTTTGGTCGGAAACTCTACAACAGAACTGTTTTAAGGTTCTTGAAGAGCTTTCTCTGTTAAAGAAAGCACTTCTtggtgtttttcttttgttttagttatttattttttcatgcaAATTGGTTTTTcggtgtttttttctttgtttttgctttCTACAAAGTTTTATACTTGTACATGTATACATACGCATATGTAGAAGAAGCACATGTAGATATATACGAGATTTTAATATCATGTGTTGAATCTTTGTTCAATGAGCGTTTAATAATTATTCTTTATTGTGAAAGGGCAACGAATAGAAATTTGTTATTCATACATATGCTACAGTACAAGATGAGATAATGATTGGCCACTTAAATATTATATGTGAACAAATAAATTACAAGTAAAAGGTAAGCAGACGGGTAAGTTTATACGTATAACGTAGGAGATAtgtataacaaaacaaaaacaaagaacgTAGGGGATATgattattaccaaaaaaacgTAGGGATGTGACTTCTTGACTTGTGGCCTAGTTTGCATATCCATAGACATACACTATCAGCTTATCTTTTTCTTTACAACAAAAGAAATGGCtagctaaatatttttataaaacctaGCAGTTTATCAACTTTCTTtagataaaagaaaataagatttatttCGACTAGAAATATAATTATGATCCAGAcggttttgtttttggttaaaGACAATTGACAAATGTTAGTATGCTACAAGTGGATTAAAAGACTATTTGTTAACCTCCCCAACTCAGCCGATACATGATCCGATGGATCAGCAGTATTTTTGAACACATCAATGTAGACACATGTAACAGTTCAAATGTATCAAGCCTTCTTGAAATCTAACGGTTATAAAACCTTCAGCTCTTGAGGTGATCAAACAGACACTTTTAGATAGATTATTAATCACTTTTTCTTCCTTCGCTCAAATGATTAATTCGAGACACAGACTTCTAACCAAAACGAACTATTGACCAAAATAAATCGGACCCAGTAGGTAATGTACAGAGTAAcaacaaaacaataataataatagggTAAGAAAATGTATTGTGCAAACTAGACCATAAGATTAATTCGCGCAAGAAGCCAACATGTACATGTGATTTATATCGCAAGAAGAGTATCGAACGGCGATCTTGTCGCTAGGGGGCCACTCAGAATACTTGTCTTATCGAAGACCACTCTGCTCCAATTGGCTGCCTCTTGACCCGACACGTGTCCTCCCGTGGTTCATGTGATTTTTGCTCTCCCATTTATTTTATGAGAAAATAAACTTAAACAATAGCTATTATTCAATTAcgtatttttttgtcaatattaTTCAATTAAGTTATTCTTTTGTTTGTCTTCCTCGCATACATAAATTTTACCGCATTATATATCCAAAAGTAGCATCACTATATCATCAATGAGTCTATGACTGTGGTAAGGTATTTGAGAGAAGCCATcagattttactttttttttcccccattttaaaatatatttgacaaGAAAAagtctaactcccgtaacacttGAGATGTTTTAATCGATGTCCAGTTTGAATGTACATGAATTATCATTACAAAATGGTTTTTAAAAGTCGTTGTATTTCGGGTGATGGAAAAAATAGACATTGTGTTTTGTGTTATAGTTGTTGGCCCTCAATAGTTGAGAAAACTGGCATATACTAATATTTCaccacatatatataaatataactcGCTTTCATgaagattttttaaataacagcCGAGTATTAAGGACGTATTATTTATGCtatataaataacaataaaacaattataGACAAATTTCGTGTTGTGTGTTTGTGTACATATAAGCAAATGAATTGGATAAGATATTGTGGAGAGATTTATACGATATTATTGAAGATGGCATTGACTCTGCGCTTATGGACGACTAGCTAGACAAGATAACCTCCACGTTTTAtgttttctccaaaaaaaattgaaaaaaaaaactccaaatagAGGATAATAGATGTAGCGCGAGTTAGCAAATTTAGGTTTTTTTAATTGTCTGATATTTGTCATGGGTGTTCTCATAGTGATATTGATAAAACGTAAACGGGATAAGTGGGAAAATAATATAGAAAGGTATTAAGTCAGATcttaatatgtatatatggaTTGATCCATATAATTTATCTTTTGTTAGAATATCATACTTTCATAACTTTGCATAGTCTATTTCACTTTTCCTCATTAActcttttataatttgtttgtcTACTACTCCAACCGGTGTTTTCTTTATATCAAACCGTTGATTGCATGTTTTTAGTTCGTAtctttgttttaaaacatattgtTATATCTACGAAAAGCATCCTAACGTACGCAACATATTTAAGCATGCATCATGTAACAAATACCAACAGTCCAACACAGAAAAACAAGGGAAATTTGCACCccaaaaaaaacagtttcagtCATTCGTTGATAAACAATCAAGGTTTACATACATAAGGTACATATTATTAAGAGCAGGACCACCAACTATAATTCATATCaaactttaaaaacattcaatgaTTCGATGAAAAGAGTTGACAACTTGCTAGTTGTATTTAAAAGATTCCGAGATCCTCACTGGGTGCCAGTTTGAgcataaagaaacaaaaaggtCCAACATCATAAACTATTTTACAAATCCtttgaaataaattaacaaagaGGTCCAACAGCAAAACAATAGGCTACAAatgttttgaaataaataacaCCAACATAACTATCTATGATGTACATCTATTTAAAAACTTAAGTTATAtttatcatatgtttttttgctCTTTTGGTCTCAATTATCTGAGCTTTGTTAGACAACTGCTTTTACAGTTTTACCTTATATGTTTTTGCACGAGTTTTAATTTGTGCTTGCATTAAATACGACTGTTttagtatttaatattaaacttacaattatataaaagtattactAAAGTATAGATGTATAATATGTTGATCAGTTGAAGATGTATAACTTTTAAAACGCAAGTATGGAATGTATATCTAACAAAACTCTATGATAGGTATGTTTAGACTTTTAATGatgtttcaaaaacaaatatgcCTTTGCGTTTGTTGCCAACATAAATAACTTTGTGTAATTCTGAGTAACTTCCTTCAAAACAATCATATAACGATGGAATGTATTTAAAAGATTGCTGACGCGTGAATTCTTATCTAATTGGTTGCTTCTTACCTAATCAAAAGATTAATTAGTGGAACATAATGATTCATCGATTAAAATGCAATTTTTAATCTACAAGTGATTGGTTAATTCCGCCCACTGGCAATAGATTCCTATCAGTCACTCACTTTTTCTACGAGTTGAAATTTAATAAGGAGATTTTTATTATCAAGTGAAAGAACACGTATGCATTCCTTTACGTCCCTTCATTTTAATTCGTCgataaaaagtttgaaaacaTGTAGAATCTTATAATATACTGAAACACTCAATATCATGATGCAATCAAATGTACATTAAGCTTAGCCCCTGGAGTCTCGGGTAATGAAACttacatatttttgttgttgttgtaatgATATTTGTTACGCGAACCTTCGTGATTGTTAgcgaataaaatatatattattcagtGCTTAAAGTCTATACCTTATGTGAACAAAAAAATGTCCATATACCTTATGTCGTTTTCTCAGAAATCGATATCTAGTGAATATAACGGCATGTTTTGTGGAGAACGGTGTCGTCTTAGGTTATGGGCTCTTGAGCCTCGCGAGTTAAACAACAAGAGGCGTAAAAGGAGTTATGGGCCGAACAGGCTGAAGATCACTTAAAAGTTCAGCTCACAAGGTTGTTACAAAAGGGGGACCCATTACGATCATGGTCTTGCTCATCGATACAGAGGAGAACGAGTTTTTTACACAGAGAGAGAGGAGGGAGAGATTACAGACGCTGGAAGGGAAAGCTAGACTAAGATCAGAGAAGATCTGGTAGTTGATCGCAGCTCTTGAAGTCGCCAAGCATTGGTTCAAGCTACGGTATCGGAGGTTGAAAGATTGTCATCTCCATAGTCGCTGACGTAATCTTCTCCGGTTAGTTCTTTGTGTATGCGCTTGTAATAGCTggagagaagaaaaaatagatatCAGGATCGTGACATCAAACACTTGTAATCACATCAATTATATAATGGATTGCTAGCTGAGTTAGCTCCGTGATTATAGCGGTTTCTCCACATCAGAGAAGTGCGGTGAACACCTGGTAAACATCTCTCTTGTGTTGATTTGTTTGTGTGCGTTTTCACTTGTCAAGATTGAGATCGAATCATCAACTTAATCAAGCCGTAGATAGAGTTGAATCTATAACCTTGAACTTGGATCGATACCTTAACATGTTTTGGTTCAAAAGTAGGCTTATGATCTGAGAGCCCATTGAGAGAGTCACGCAACAGATAGTCATGGGATTTACTACAGCCCACGAAACCCAACAAAGAAACCGAAATGTCGCCCCCCCTAAAGCAACGCTACCTAAAGTTTTGGCCCTAAACCAAAAAAGGATGGGGACCTATTTACTGAAACCGTGTCCAAGAAGGTACATGTCCATCAGGCATCTCCCAGTTATTTTCTTCTCCATCCTTTTTCTTACTCTTGGTTGCTACTTGCTGCTGCTTCGTCTCTAGTTTCTTGAACCATCCTTGAGGACGCCTGaaacaaaataagtaaataatgatGATAAaccacaacacaaactcaagcCCATTACTGGattaatttgtttgttttttgtttatcttattttattgaTAGGTTTAGTTACAgtgtcaatatttttttggggattattattttaatgtttcaatGTCTGCTCtatcttaaataaaatagttCCTATGGGAAGCGATAATGGTGGTGACTGTCTACGTGAATTTTCTCTTTATTAAATCAAAAGGAATTGTATACTTTgggaataaatattatataaggtGACATAAAGGTACTTTTGGTTCCTTAATATAATAGAAATGTAcatgatttaaaaaattaagatttgaTGCAACGAAAGAAGCCTTAAGATTGGCCGATCGGGCAGTTGTCGATCTCACATGAATCTTCACATAAAAGTATGTATAAGTTTTTCTTAGTGTATGATATAAATGTGGAAATTCGTTAATCAATATACTTTTCAAATACATTATTCTAGAAGAAAAAACCATAGAAAGCCACATCGAGTGAGTGTCCAAATTGAACTCCGCTcaagttttaaatcatttaatTATGTAGTTGTTTAAAGTGTAAAGGAAATcttataagttaaaaaaaactgtTCATTGTAACGTTAGAACAACGCGATGCTTGATTCCTTTAACGTTAGATTAGTAATTCACTTTCTTGATTTGAATTTCTCTAGTTTTTCTCTTAGTAGACATGCTTGATGAACCTTATGTATATTCGCAAAATTCCAATCCGACTAATATCTCATTAAAACTGATTAGCGTCTACCAACATCAAATGTTATCAGAATCAACACAATCTGTTGCCGCACCTGCACCGAGTACGACGTATGGCGTTTGTGTTTGGTGATACCttacttttaagttttaacattTAATTTCTCTAGTGGACTAACTTTGAGGATTAGTTATTAGTTATTAGTTATTACTTATATccaaattttcatattaaattGTGTATGTATAATGATTCAGAAAATCATGgttatgtaaaataatatatacatagtgCATTTGTCCATGGATGATCGTTCTCTATTTGGTATATATAGGACCACAATTCTCTATCTTTCAAATCTACAAGATTGGGCTGTCTTAGAAAAAGATAGTTGGACAAAGACTATTTTtctattagaaaaaaatatttctatttgtaTGTTATGTATGAGCAGTACAGTTATTTAAACAAATAGAAGGACCATTGGACCaactatttcaaatataattaaaGCATCAGTGTGTCCATTGTTATTCTACTAccatatctaatttttttctacGGCTAACGCTCACCATTCTATGAACTTTTATGTGGTGTGTTAACTAAAttctgttaaaaaaaatcaaacggcTTAATCACGTAATCATTCAagatttattttgtatatattgctTATACTATTCTACCAGTACTTGTATATTTATTACTATATTTTGTACTTCTTTGTATACTTTACTTGTATTTTCCATGTATTTTAGTCGGCATTTGCAGGCTATATCGATATTTGTGGGTATGACTAGACCCATGTTTGACATCCTAACCCTATTTTAGTTCTCTGGTAATATATGAGACTTTTGTATGTTCATTGTTTGGGTCAAATTCTCAGATCTCATACACGGTTCAATTTGTTTGTCGTATGAGAACCTCATATCTATGAACTTGCCAGCAAACATAGGGTAGGAGAGTTTCCTACAAATATTTGGTGAATTACTTATCCCTTTGGCCTTGTCTCAGTATTAATGCTGTATGAATTGTGTGTTTTTATGATTCTTGAGGGAATTATTTAGAGAGATTATCTTCTTCTCTCCACAAATCTTGATATATCCGAAGACCTCCCTATATTTCCAGGGTTCTTGCTGTCTTTTTAGAGCTTTCCTTACCTTGAATGGCAAGCGGAGTAGTTATAAAGTTTACCTAACTCATATAAGAAGACTAAGTTTTATACATGCGGTCAACACTAGCTAGCTAATTGTAGCTAACATATATATTGATGGTTGTGCGTTATAAGCGGTAATGAGGTGATTACAATATTCGTAGAGCATGATTAAGTTTTCAGTTGAAACCATTTCATCACTATTTTATTCTTTTGTCTagacttgatttttatttttaatttctctctttgctagagatttttttaacatataagaGAAAccaaatattattagttttgaaCAATcggtctatatatatatcatgatttcttataatgtttttttctagTGTTTCTCAACTACAGTCTTTAATAGTTTAGAACTTCTATCTCGGATTGATTGAAGTCACTGAACCAATAAGAAACATATCAAAAGGTAGAGAGGAAGGGAGATTaattgattgtttttgttttgatacCATGGTGTATACAATAGTAACATGAGCTTGAGACGGACCAAGAAAAAGCCTCTCCACTTAAAAATAGTGGAGACCCAACACATAAGACGTGGATTAATCTATTGATTAGGTAACGTTATTTAATGTTAAAGAGTAGAGACCGAAAATGTTAAAAGACATTTTTTTATACAAGTGACACGCTAGCATAGGTAAGCTTGGGCCGAAAGGATAATACGGCGGTGATCATGGTGGTATTAGTAAAAATCATTTGCTAAATGTCCACACTAATTTTGTAAACTCGTTTTCTTCAATGAAACATAACTAATCAGTGCGTGTGGGTtaagaaaaatacttaaaacacACATTTAAATCTTATTCAACGTACGTAGACATAGTCTATATTTCTTGGATTATGGATTAGTAAACTTATAGCAGAGTAGATGAATGATGATATTATTTCTAGTTACAAAAGACTAATAGATGCTATTTTCTAAATAAGATGCGcgtatgttttattaaatatcaCCATATAGTTAACGTAAATGACTACAATATAAATGATAAACACACATATTTatgtaaaaaggaaaaatatgaaTAGATCACAACTGGATGCTAGTATACTAGTAGTGTGGAATATTCCAGTAGATATGCCAactaaatttttatgttttcatgatATTAAAGCTTCCCTTTTGCCATTTTCTGATTTAAGAAAGCTTTAGTTTGCAAGATGaactttaaataatttttgtctTATCTTCTTCTTGGATTTGAAAAGGGAAATTGGAACCTATAGACAtgaaaaaaagtataatttgcaCACTAACCAATTGACCTATTATACCAATATGTCTCGTGTCTTTTATGTAATAATGCCTTTTTACCCTCGTAAGCAACCGGTTCAACCTgcaaaataataacaatttacattattaattatttcttgCAAAAATAACTTGTGCCTCCTTGATATCCACTCATCCTCtgcaaataatttaattttgggaGGAAGATAAATCTGTCTCTTCTCAAATTTTTGGGATTGTTGATGAAATTGTCTTTGTTGATGGTTGTGCCGAATAATAGAGCTTCGTAGACTCGTGTGGTGAGCGACAAGACTTGTGCAGTGGCGATCACTTCCATCTATATAATCGGCTCCATCATCACAATCAATAATCTCACCGCCACCACCGTATTCGTTTCTGCTGCAGTTGTTCTTCTTCCCCTAATTTCTATGAACGTGTGTTCTTCCATTCCATATATTGTAtcaagtataattttttttctctccaatACGGTTTATCCACTGATTTCGTCAAATACACTTATATTTTGTCATATTTGATCGGAGAAGATAACAGATTTTGTTTATtgtattatcttttattttatgtatatagaatagaaatgtaaaacaatacgtattatgtttattttattcatattatgTAATGTATTCTGTTACTATACTATTATATTATGTTCCATTccatttgggtttatggtttatatttgggtctAGGTTTACTGATTAAAGTTTAGGGCTTATATTTGGATAAGGATATACTGATTAGAGCTTAGGGTTTATTATTTAGAAGGTGAGGGgtatgattagggtttagggttttaatttTTCCATGCAATCACAGACAATTCATAAAcatactatgttatttattttgttcatttctatttgggtttagggtttactcattagagtttagggtttatatttggataatgatttagtgattagatcttagggtttagtattttgaagGTGAGGGCATAtggttggggtttagggtttaaccttTTCCATGCAATCATAGACAATTCATAATTTTATCAATATGTACCATGTTATTTATTATGTTCCGTTTTatttaggttttaggtttatatttgggtttattgTTTacatttgggtttaaggtttactgattaaagtt
This genomic interval from Brassica napus cultivar Da-Ae chromosome A6, Da-Ae, whole genome shotgun sequence contains the following:
- the LOC106349279 gene encoding chloride channel protein CLC-b, with the protein product MEEDLHQIINSCNYNGEEEEQGDPESNTLNQPLVKANRTLSSTPLALVGTKVSHIESLDYEINENDLFKHDWRKRSKTQVLQYIFLKWTFACLIGLFTGLIATLINLAVENIAGYKLLAVGHFLAQERYVTGLMVFAGGNLGLTLVASVLCVCFAPTAAGPGIPEIKAYLNGIDTPNMFGATTMIVKIIGSIGAVAAGLDLGKEGPLVHIGTCIASLLGQGGPDNHRLKWRWLRYFNNDRDRRDLITCGSAAGVCAAFRSPVGGVLFALEEVATWWRSALLWRTFFSTAVVVVVLREFIEICNSGKCGLFGRGGLIMFDVSHVTYTYHATDIIPVMLIGVIGGVLGSLYNHFLHKVLRLYNLINQKGKIHKVLLALTVSLFTSVCLYGLPFLAKCTPCDPSIEERCPTNGRSGNFKQFHCPKGYYSDLATLLLTTNDDAVRNIFSSNTPNEFSMGSLWIFFVLYCILGLFTFGIATPSGLFLPIILMGSAYGRMLGGLMGSYTSIDQGLYAVLGAASLMAGSMRMTVSLCVIFLELTNNLLLLPITMIVLLIAKTVGDSFNPSIYDIILHLKGLPFLEANPEPWMRNLSVGELGDAKPPVVTLQGVEKVAKIVDVLRNTTHNAFPVLDEAEVPPQMGLGTGAIELHGLILRAHLVKVLKKRWFLTEKRRTEEWEVREKFPWDELAEREDNFDDVAITSSEMQMYVDLHPLTNTTPYTVMENMSVAKALVLFRQVGLRHLLIVPRIQASGRSPVIGILTRQDLRAYNILQAFPHLEKSKGRKAH